One region of Daphnia pulicaria isolate SC F1-1A chromosome 7, SC_F0-13Bv2, whole genome shotgun sequence genomic DNA includes:
- the LOC124350817 gene encoding uncharacterized protein LOC124350817, whose product MKCIRNHIFTHKCVQFQGEYVQFDHFKNLYHAEEKYQSGICPKLSFSHIFPNTWEKMTVKLCTQLFSESVACGFEYYADDLKLDTFKDTKPTVKMVRQLNNSFDVLNGRCRNESITKLNWQAKKKILETTLWI is encoded by the exons ATGAAGTGCATAAGGAATCATATTTTCACGCACAAATGTGTGCAG TTTCAAGGTGAATATGTTCAATTTGATCACTTCAAAAATCTCTATCACGcggaagaaaaataccaatCAGGAATATGCCCAAAGTTATCTTTTTCCCACATTTTCCCCAATACCTGGGAGAAAATGACAGTCAAGTTATGCACTCAG TTGTTCTCAGAATCAGTTGCGTGTGGTTTTGAGTACTACGCCGATGACTTGAAGTTAGATACGTTCAAGGATACCAAGCCAACTGTAAAAATGGTGAGACAGTTGAATAACTCTTTTGACGTCCTCAATGGACGATGCAGGAACGAATCTATCACCAAATTAAATTGGCAAGCGAAGAAGAAA ATTCTGGAAACAACACTCTGGATATGA
- the LOC124350772 gene encoding uncharacterized protein LOC124350772: MRNTIIEELFDQRHENVTSEQDIPISEWPRFPSFDELALEEQDLPSEEELLIQKIRRHMVYNLCGYLLYSRKYLLKCEDCLNTLETSLELLPPDFYEAIATNRKDRGGLKYCIKKMFDLFIIVEEAYRAEVELGKLNILDWFERSMETLGVLVKENKFNPTICCNTHRKELVGKLVLEYLIIRNYLETKKWLKNSVNNQSQNHCVNKLK; this comes from the exons ATGCGAAATACTATTATCGAAGAACTATTCGATCAGAGACATGAAAATGTAACTTCCGAACAAGACATTCCCATTTCTGAATGGCCTCGATTTCCATCGTTTGATGAGCTGGCACTTGAAGAACAAGACCTTCCTTCTGAAGAGGAGTTGTTGATACAGAAAATAAGAAGACACATGGTTTACAACCTATGTGGGTACTTATTGTACTCTAGGAAGTATTTACTGAAATGTGAAGATTGCCTAAATACCCTCGAAACGTCTTTGGAATTGCTGCCCCCTGATTTTTATGAAGCAATTGCAACAAACAGAAAGGATCGTGGTGGTCTAAAGTATTGCATCAAAAAAATGTTCGACTTGTTCATAATTGTTGAAGAAGCTTATCGGGCAGAG GTTGAATTAGGGAAATTGAACATCCTGGACTGGTTTGAAAGATCGATGGAAACTCTGGGTGTGCTggtgaaggaaaataaattcaatcccACCATTTGCTGCAACACACACCGGAAGGAACTTGTCGGAAAATTAGTTTTGGAGTATTTAATCATCAGAAATTACTTGGAAACTAAAAAGTGGTTAAAGAATTCAGTCAACAATCAAAGTCAAAATCACTGCGTAAACAAGCTAAAGTGA
- the LOC124348749 gene encoding uncharacterized protein LOC124348749 codes for MKFPSHWSYTKENDNFNIFQVLSDKGSLEVDKSLVLCKGIVSYHVKKFVVPQILEFLLSLLASIAMLENVINVFDGLEVCGGVTVPNVNSKIVLQKLQQIEFNEGYEDSGVWRSYSCKHLLQPPSSKFPNAIKHTACKDCRYFKDTLRKKIWNLNQQKFGDQLLKCRKARKNALKTAARKSAALKRVKSELHELRAKASVPVNSKEAFDQYLLNMEPQEQMVIKAILKKSECQEKQGIRYDTEWLFQCLLLRVKSPKGYDHLRENGILPLPSHSTIQRLIRGIPGSFGLNDFSIDVIGRQNGCSQLLCTQPVARPAQM; via the exons ATGAAATTTCCAAGTCATTGGTCATATACCAAGGAAAACGACAATTTCAACATATTTCAAGTACTGAGTGACAAAGGAAGTTTGGAAGTCGACAAAAGTTTGGTTCTTTGTAAAGGAATTGTTTCCTATCATGTGAAGAAATTTGTAGTTCCACAGATTCTAGAATTTCTGCTATCTTTACTAGCATCGATTGCTATGCTGGAAAACGTTATCAACGTTTTTGATGGATTGGAAGTTTGTGGTGGAGTTACTGTTCCTAacgtaaattcaaaaattgtccTCCAGAAATTACAACAGATTGAATTTAACGAAGGTTATGAAGACAGCGGTGTGTGGCGTTCTTACTCTTGTAAGCATTTACTACAACCTCCATCGTCCAAATTTCCAAACGCAATAAAGCACACTGCCTGCAAAGATTGCCGTTATTTCAAAGACACCCTCCGAAAGAAGATATGGAACCTTAACCAACAAAAATTTGGAGACCAATTGCTGAAATGCAGAAAAGCAAGAAAGAATGCTCTGAAGACAGCCGCACGGAAGTCTGCCGCTTTAAAG AGGGTTAAATCGGAACTTCATGAACTGCGCGCCAAAGCCTCTGTTCCTGTTAATTCCAAAGAAGCCTTCGATCAATATTTACTGAATATGGAACCTCAG GAACAAATGGTTATCAAAgctattttaaagaaatctgAATGTCAAGAGAAACAAGGGATCCGCTACGACACTGAGTGGTTGTTCCAGTGCCTGCTGCTGAGAGTTAAGAGCCCTAAGGGTTATGATCATCTTAGGGAAAATGGAATCCTTCCCTTACCATCGCATAGCACTATTCAAAGACTAATAAGGGGTATTCCGGGTTCATTTGGTCTTAACGATTTTTCAATCGATGTCATTGGGC GTCAAAATGGGTGCAGCCAATTGCTGTGTACGCAACCAGTGGCGCGGCCAGCTCAAATGTGA